The following proteins are co-located in the Rippkaea orientalis PCC 8801 genome:
- a CDS encoding metal ABC transporter solute-binding protein, Zn/Mn family, which produces MLSPFTLRSKLIACALMMGLVSCATPEPQGSNAATEKEDNLPLVVATSSILCDLTQQLAQETIQLKCLVGAGVDPHVYQPTPEDRQAIDAAQLILYGGYNFDASLIKLIKASNNSAPKIAVHEQAVPNPLMGKEHDHGEEEEHSHKASEKVADPHIWHDAKNGIKMVEVIAQQLKNLQPNQSKKYQNNQEKIATELTLIDRWIKEQITTIPAEKRKLVTTHDALGYYVNAYDLEFEGALEGFSTEESPTAARVSELVKEIKKTKVPTIFAESSINPKLMTTVAKEANVKVSEANLYTDGLGESGTRADTYQKMLIENTQTIVTGLGGNYQSFQPN; this is translated from the coding sequence ATGTTAAGTCCTTTCACCTTGAGGAGTAAGTTAATAGCTTGCGCCCTAATGATGGGGTTAGTCAGTTGTGCAACCCCTGAACCCCAAGGGTCTAACGCAGCAACCGAAAAAGAGGATAATTTGCCCTTGGTGGTGGCAACTAGCAGCATTTTGTGCGATTTAACCCAACAATTAGCCCAAGAAACGATTCAATTAAAGTGTTTAGTGGGGGCAGGGGTTGATCCTCATGTTTATCAGCCGACCCCAGAGGATCGACAAGCGATCGATGCTGCTCAATTAATATTATATGGAGGATATAATTTTGATGCAAGTTTAATTAAATTAATCAAAGCCAGTAATAATTCTGCTCCCAAAATAGCGGTTCATGAACAAGCAGTTCCTAACCCTTTAATGGGAAAAGAACACGATCATGGGGAGGAAGAAGAACATTCGCATAAAGCAAGCGAAAAAGTTGCCGATCCTCATATTTGGCATGATGCTAAAAACGGGATAAAAATGGTTGAAGTGATTGCTCAACAATTAAAAAATTTACAGCCTAATCAGTCTAAAAAATATCAAAATAATCAAGAAAAGATAGCCACAGAATTGACGTTAATTGATCGTTGGATTAAAGAACAAATTACGACAATTCCTGCTGAAAAACGCAAATTAGTCACAACTCATGACGCATTGGGATATTATGTCAATGCCTATGACTTGGAATTTGAGGGAGCGTTAGAGGGATTTAGTACAGAAGAATCGCCAACAGCAGCCAGAGTCAGTGAACTGGTTAAAGAGATTAAAAAGACAAAAGTTCCTACTATTTTTGCGGAAAGTTCTATTAATCCTAAATTAATGACTACTGTTGCCAAAGAAGCTAACGTCAAGGTATCTGAAGCGAATCTCTATACTGATGGGTTAGGAGAAAGCGGCACAAGAGCAGACACCTATCAAAAAATGTTAATTGAAAATACCCAAACAATTGTAACAGGATTAGGAGGGAATTATCAATCTTTTCAACCTAATTAA
- a CDS encoding metal ABC transporter ATP-binding protein has translation MLEVQHLAVNYRGVVAVEDISFCLDPGEIVGIIGPNGAGKSSLIKAILGLIPIERGIVKFRSRALSRQLGEVAYIPQRTQIDWDYPITVQNVVMMARIRHRSLFNASSNQSKRIVQEALKRVAIWELRDRPIGELSGGQQQRVFLAQALAQEAELFLFDEPFVGVDKKTEAMLFEVFDELKSSGKILLVVGHELRETAREYDRFLLINKKLIANGSHSEVITPKNLQAAYGDNVIFLNRISRSSMEGGQCPP, from the coding sequence ATGTTAGAAGTTCAGCATCTAGCTGTCAACTACCGAGGGGTTGTTGCTGTTGAGGATATTAGCTTTTGTTTAGATCCTGGGGAAATTGTCGGGATTATTGGACCAAATGGAGCCGGAAAAAGCTCTTTAATCAAAGCTATCTTAGGATTAATTCCCATAGAACGAGGAATCGTCAAATTCCGTTCCCGCGCCCTCTCTCGACAATTAGGGGAAGTAGCCTATATCCCCCAAAGAACGCAAATTGACTGGGATTATCCTATTACAGTGCAAAATGTTGTGATGATGGCGAGAATCCGCCATAGAAGTCTATTTAACGCCTCTTCTAATCAATCTAAAAGGATCGTTCAAGAAGCCTTAAAGCGAGTTGCCATCTGGGAACTCAGAGATCGTCCCATTGGTGAGTTATCAGGGGGACAACAACAGCGGGTTTTTTTAGCCCAAGCGTTAGCCCAAGAAGCCGAATTATTCCTATTTGATGAACCGTTTGTTGGCGTGGACAAAAAAACAGAAGCTATGCTTTTTGAGGTATTTGATGAACTGAAATCATCGGGTAAAATTTTATTAGTGGTAGGACATGAATTAAGAGAAACTGCGCGGGAATATGATCGATTTTTACTAATTAATAAAAAACTCATTGCTAATGGCTCTCATTCAGAAGTTATTACCCCTAAAAATCTTCAGGCAGCTTACGGAGATAATGTCATTTTCTTAAATCGTATTAGTCGATCATCTATGGAGGGTGGGCAATGCCCACCTTAA
- a CDS encoding metal ABC transporter permease translates to MINLLLEPLTFEFMRNALIIVILLGFLCATTGSYLIVQRMGLLGDVIAHAVLPGLAIAFYLGIDIFLGAFISGMVSTLVISWIQSQSKVKVDAAMALVFSGFLALGILLITLLKSKIDLHSFLFGDILGVTINDVIRTLIIAFFILLFIKLFYNELLFYTFNPLGAQAIGLPVKWIHLGLISAITLTIIVSMQAVGVVLVVSLLVGPSITAYLLVKELHQMMIVGAIIGSLSGMIGIYLSYYLNVPSGATIVLVVTALFLIALLLSPSQGILTRPEIIHRGRKLLHQLRR, encoded by the coding sequence ATGATTAATTTATTGCTTGAACCCCTGACTTTTGAATTTATGAGAAATGCCCTTATTATTGTGATCTTATTGGGGTTTTTGTGCGCAACAACAGGCAGTTATTTAATTGTCCAACGCATGGGATTATTAGGGGATGTCATTGCCCATGCCGTCTTACCCGGACTTGCGATCGCTTTCTATTTAGGGATAGATATTTTTTTAGGAGCCTTTATTTCAGGAATGGTTAGCACCTTGGTTATTTCTTGGATTCAATCTCAATCTAAAGTAAAAGTTGATGCTGCCATGGCCTTAGTTTTTTCGGGGTTTCTTGCATTAGGTATCCTATTAATTACTCTCTTAAAAAGTAAAATTGATCTGCATAGTTTCTTATTTGGTGATATTTTAGGGGTTACAATCAACGATGTGATCCGAACCTTAATCATTGCTTTCTTCATTCTTTTATTTATCAAACTGTTTTATAATGAACTATTATTTTATACCTTTAATCCCTTGGGAGCGCAAGCTATCGGATTACCTGTAAAATGGATTCATTTAGGCTTAATTTCTGCCATTACTTTGACGATTATTGTTAGTATGCAAGCCGTTGGAGTTGTTTTAGTCGTTTCTTTATTAGTTGGTCCGAGTATTACCGCTTATTTATTAGTTAAAGAACTCCATCAAATGATGATAGTTGGGGCAATTATTGGGAGTTTAAGTGGCATGATCGGAATTTATCTAAGTTATTACTTAAATGTGCCATCAGGAGCCACAATTGTTTTAGTCGTAACCGCACTATTTTTAATCGCTTTATTATTGAGTCCCTCCCAAGGAATTTTAACTCGTCCTGAAATCATTCATCGAGGAAGAAAATTATTACATCAATTGAGAAGATAA
- the hemB gene encoding porphobilinogen synthase — MSLPHLIHRPRRLRQTEALRRLVKETELTVNDLIYPLFVMEGENIQEEIPSMPQCYRYSLDLLLKELQDVVNLGLGAIALFPLISDEKKDNEGTESYNSYGLVQRTVRKIKQEFPQLIVITDVALDPYSPYGHDGIVKNGQILNDETVEILVKMALSHAEAGADLVAPSDMMDGRIGAIRRALDAQGWINVGILAYSAKYASAYYGPFRDALASAPKFGDKKTYQMDIANSREAIKEIALDIEEGADLLMIKPALAYLDIIRRVRDYTNLPVVAYNVSGEYAMIKAAGQRGWIDEKKVILETLTSMKRAGADLILTYFAKEVALILH, encoded by the coding sequence ATGTCTTTACCTCACCTGATCCATCGTCCTCGTCGTTTACGTCAGACGGAAGCCTTACGTCGCTTGGTAAAAGAAACAGAATTAACGGTTAATGACTTGATTTATCCTCTATTCGTCATGGAAGGAGAAAATATCCAAGAAGAAATCCCATCTATGCCCCAATGCTACCGTTATTCCCTAGATTTACTGTTAAAAGAATTGCAAGACGTGGTTAATTTAGGCCTTGGGGCGATCGCCTTATTTCCTCTGATTTCTGATGAAAAGAAGGATAATGAAGGAACTGAAAGCTATAACTCTTATGGCTTAGTACAACGCACAGTTAGAAAGATTAAACAAGAATTTCCTCAATTAATCGTTATTACCGATGTCGCCTTAGATCCCTATTCTCCCTATGGCCATGATGGCATCGTCAAAAACGGACAAATTCTGAACGATGAAACCGTAGAAATCTTGGTCAAAATGGCTCTATCCCACGCAGAAGCGGGAGCGGATCTGGTTGCGCCTTCTGATATGATGGATGGTAGAATTGGGGCAATTCGTCGGGCTTTAGACGCGCAAGGCTGGATTAATGTAGGAATACTCGCCTATTCAGCTAAATACGCCTCTGCTTATTATGGACCTTTTCGGGATGCCTTAGCCTCTGCGCCCAAATTTGGCGATAAAAAAACCTATCAGATGGATATTGCCAATAGTCGGGAAGCTATCAAGGAAATTGCCTTAGATATCGAAGAAGGAGCCGATTTACTGATGATTAAACCCGCATTAGCCTATTTAGACATTATTCGTCGGGTGCGGGACTATACTAATTTGCCTGTAGTAGCCTACAATGTCAGTGGAGAATATGCAATGATTAAGGCTGCGGGTCAACGGGGTTGGATTGATGAGAAAAAAGTCATTCTTGAAACGTTAACCAGCATGAAACGCGCCGGAGCCGATTTAATTTTGACCTATTTTGCTAAGGAAGTGGCGTTAATATTGCACTAA
- a CDS encoding aminotransferase class V-fold PLP-dependent enzyme has translation MINFQEIASRLEQQRQEFPGLANKVYFNFGGQGTLPRSALEAIIDAHKFLQQQGPFSLRVNSWIQQKVALLRQDLAQEFNVDPDTMTLTENVTIGCNIVLWGINWQEGDRILMTDCEHPGVIAIVQEVARRFGVKVDICPILDTLNQGNPTAVIENALTPNTRLVILSHLLWNTGQVLPLGEIVKVCHGYRDHPIPILVDAAQSAGSLPLDLTSLGVDFYAFTGHKWFCGPAGVGGVYIRPESFHLLNPTFIGWRGIDIDDQGQPIAWKNDGRKFEVASSAYPQYEGLRAALAVHKNWNCTQNRYQQICQLSEYLWQGLSEIEGIQCLKNSPPEAGLVSFQVQANLSHEQLVKQLENEGFLLRKLYHPDCIRACIHYFTLPAEVEQLIAALKGLL, from the coding sequence ATGATCAATTTTCAAGAGATCGCTTCTAGGTTAGAACAGCAACGTCAGGAATTTCCTGGACTAGCTAATAAAGTGTATTTTAATTTTGGGGGACAAGGAACCCTACCCCGTTCAGCTTTAGAAGCCATTATTGATGCCCATAAATTTCTCCAACAACAGGGTCCCTTTTCCCTACGGGTCAACAGTTGGATTCAACAAAAGGTAGCATTACTAAGACAAGATCTCGCTCAAGAATTTAACGTTGATCCTGATACCATGACGTTGACAGAAAATGTGACCATTGGCTGTAATATTGTTCTTTGGGGAATAAATTGGCAAGAGGGCGATCGCATTTTAATGACGGATTGTGAACATCCGGGGGTCATCGCCATTGTTCAAGAAGTTGCCCGACGTTTTGGGGTCAAAGTTGATATTTGCCCTATTTTAGACACCTTAAACCAAGGCAACCCGACGGCTGTTATTGAAAACGCTTTAACCCCCAATACCCGCTTAGTCATCCTCAGTCATTTACTCTGGAATACCGGACAGGTATTACCTTTAGGGGAAATCGTTAAAGTCTGTCATGGTTATCGAGATCACCCTATTCCAATTTTAGTCGATGCAGCCCAATCCGCCGGATCATTACCTCTGGATTTAACCAGCTTAGGGGTGGATTTTTACGCTTTTACGGGTCATAAATGGTTCTGTGGACCGGCGGGAGTGGGGGGAGTCTATATCCGTCCTGAAAGCTTTCACCTCCTCAATCCCACCTTTATTGGATGGCGTGGAATTGACATTGATGATCAAGGACAACCCATTGCTTGGAAAAATGATGGTAGAAAGTTTGAAGTAGCGTCCTCAGCCTATCCCCAGTATGAAGGATTACGGGCAGCTTTAGCTGTTCATAAAAATTGGAATTGTACGCAAAACCGTTATCAGCAAATTTGCCAATTAAGTGAGTATTTATGGCAAGGATTATCGGAAATAGAAGGGATACAATGTTTAAAAAATTCTCCCCCTGAAGCGGGGTTAGTTTCCTTTCAAGTTCAGGCAAATTTATCCCATGAACAGTTAGTTAAACAATTAGAAAATGAAGGATTTTTACTCAGAAAACTTTATCATCCTGATTGTATTCGGGCTTGTATTCATTATTTTACCCTGCCAGCAGAAGTTGAACAGTTAATAGCTGCTTTAAAGGGGTTGCTATAG